acacacacacacacacacacacacacacacttagggtaacatctgttgtgtttgtgtgtttccagaggTCGTCCGTGCGATGACCTTTGTAATCGATCAGGGTTTGGCCATGTACTGGGGAACGTCTCGCTGGAACGCTGTGGAGATCATGGTAGGACACGAACCACAAATACTGGAGAACCTGACTAGAACCTCAGTAGAACCTGAGTAGAACCTCAGTAGAAcctcagagcagctgtttattgttgttaagtaaaactttgtttttcattttttgtaaaaACTAAACCAAGACGATCTATTGGTCTGTTACACACagtcacctgtctgtctgtctctcacctgtgtgtctgtctgtctgtctctcacctgtgtgtctgtctgtctgtctctcacctgtctgtctctctgtctgtctctcacctgtgtgtctctctgtctgtctctcacctgtgtgtctctctgtctgtctctcacctgtctgtctctcacctgtctgtctctctgtctgtctctcaggagGCGTACTCTATAGCGAGACAGTTTAATCTGGTTCCTCCAGTGTGTGAACAGGCTGAATATCACTACTTCCAGAGAGACAAGGTGGAGCTGCACCTGCCAGAGCTCTACCACAAGATCGgtacacaactacacaacacacacacctacactgcacgcatgcacacacacacaactacacaacacacacaatcacccagaactacacacacacacaactgtaaaacacacacacctgcacaacCCCACACACTCTGTCCTGACTGGGACAGTTTCTGTCTGGATGGAGCTAGAGGTTCTCTgtatttatgctaagctaggctaacgaGGTGCTGCTCTGCAGCTGTTCAGGTGTAAATATAAACTGCTTTCATGACGTGGTTCAACTTGAggtttgtgtctctctcaggGGTCGGAGCCATGACCTGGTCCCCGTTAGCCTGCGGCCTGCTGACGGGGAAATACAATGAGGGCGTCCCGGAGAGTTCTCGAGCCGCCATGAAGGTACAAGCATGCACGCTGAGGTACACACACTGAGGTACACGTACTAAAGTACACACACTGAGGTACACGTACTAAAGTACACACACTGAGGTACACGTACTAAAGTACACACACTGAGGTGCACACACTGAGGTACACGTACTTAAGTACTCACTGAAGTACATTCTTAAACCATCTGTAGAACTTGACAATAACCCAGACCCATCATTCAGGCTGTCTGTTACCATGGTAATcaatactgtttgtgtgtctgtgtttgtgtgtctgtgtttgtgtagggCTATGCGTGGCTGAAGGAGCGTCTCTGCAGTGATGAAGGGAAGAAGCAGCTCAGTAAAATTAAAGACCTTCACCTGCTGGCCAGCAGACTGAACTGCACTCCTGCTCAACTCGCTATAGGTAcactgcacctgtctgtctgctcacacatttacaacaggaggttgattttgtgtgtgtgtgtgtgtgtgtgtgtgtgtgtgtgtgtgtgtgtgtgtgtgtgtgtgtgtgtgtgtgtgtgtgtgtgtgtgtgtgtgtgtgtgtgtgtgtgtgtgtgtgtgtgtgtgtgtgtctcagcgtGGTGTCTCCGCAGTGAAGGCGTCAGCTCGGTTCTCCTCGGAGTCTCCAACACGGAACAGCTGCTGGAGAACCTCGGTTCTATCAGGGTAACGCCAGTAGCTCCTCCTACTGTTCATCATCAATAACTTATCAATAATAAGTGATTTCATCAATAACAGCTGGACTTATAAGCTTTgacctgtgattggtcaacttttctctcttcctgttgtCTCAGGTTCTGTCTCAGCTGACTCCTCCCCTGGTTACAGAGATGGATGTGTTGCTTGGCAACAAGCCCCGTAACTCCAAGAAGGAAGCAAGGAGCTGAGgtcttaaaaaaaagactttattgaaaataaagacaGGACGGAGACGACAGGGAGACGTCTTCTTCAGGGGTGGAGACGGGCAGATTTCTCCGTCCAATCACAGAGACTTTAGTTCAGATATTGGGAAATATTTATTCTCGTATAAAGTGATGTGTCACAGCTGTTTAACATCTGTTGTCAATACAACAGAATATCAGTGAAACTTAACCAATACAATAAAATCTAATCCAGGATCAAGAAACAAGTCGATATTAATGTTTATCAATTTATATAAAGgttatattattacaattatttaaaaaaatcttagAATACTGATCAAATGATTGATCAGTTGTTAcaagatgtttgtttgtttgccatatctatttcaaaataaaagcctgctGTTACAGAGACACCATTTCAACACTGACAACAGCACGGCGTTGCCGTGGTAACACCTGTCAACAACTTCTCTGAACGGGACCGTTCCTCCGACTATACAGAAGATATATCTTAATATATAATCTGTGAAAAAACTGATCATCTGAACTCAATAATCATATTTTCTATATAATACAAACTGAACTGGAACAAAATGGATTCACATTGGTGTTTAATGTGTCACTGTTTGATCCTCATGTCATTACACCTGATCTGGAAACtgtgtatacacacacgcacacacacacacacagtatattgatttattgatcacTTTATTACAGGGTATATGCAGCAATCCTGAGATTAAATTCAATACTTTTCAAGACCCCAGCGCCACTTCGAGCTGTAACCGGTTACATCAGCGACACACCTTTAACACAATTGAGTTTGAGATTGCAAAATTAAATGTTAGTTTGCCAGAACTTCTATGGAGCACTGTATCAACACAACAGAATTCAGATAGGCCGGGGGGGAATAAAGCTCAAAAGAATAAATTGAGTTACAAAGCCAAAtggcaacattta
The genomic region above belongs to Hippoglossus hippoglossus isolate fHipHip1 chromosome 18, fHipHip1.pri, whole genome shotgun sequence and contains:
- the LOC117779232 gene encoding voltage-gated potassium channel subunit beta-3-like isoform X6, coding for MQVSIACNVGGGGGGGVNEHALKERRAAVANTSSAHACQSKFRAESSGRHTLLGHAHMKEALGRHSNMKYRNLGKSGLRVSCLGLGTWVTFGSQISDEMAESVMTVAYDSGVNLFDTAEVYASGRAETTLGNILKKKGWRRSSYVVTTKIYWGGQAETERGLSRKHIIEGLRGSLSRLQLDYVDIVFANRSDLNAPMEEVVRAMTFVIDQGLAMYWGTSRWNAVEIMEAYSIARQFNLVPPVCEQAEYHYFQRDKVELHLPELYHKIGVGAMTWSPLACGLLTGKYNEGVPESSRAAMKGYAWLKERLCSDEGKKQLSKIKDLHLLASRLNCTPAQLAIAWCLRSEGVSSVLLGVSNTEQLLENLGSIRVLSQLTPPLVTEMDVLLGNKPRNSKKEARS
- the LOC117779232 gene encoding voltage-gated potassium channel subunit beta-1-like isoform X5 — encoded protein: MQVSIACNVGGGGGGGVNEHALKERRAAVANTSSAHACQSKFRAESSGRHTLLGHAHMKEALGRHSNMKYRNLGKSGLRVSCLGLGTWVTFGSQISDEMAESVMTVAYDSGVNLFDTAEVYASGRAETTLGNILKKKGWRRSSYVVTTKIYWGGQAETERGLSRKHIIEGLRGSLSRLQLDYVDIVFANRSDLNAPMEEVVRAMTFVIDQGLAMYWGTSRWNAVEIMEAYSIARQFNLVPPVCEQAEYHYFQRDKVELHLPELYHKIGVGAMTWSPLACGLLTGKYNEGVPESSRAAMKGYAWLKERLCSDEGKKQLSKIKDLHLLASRLNCTPAQLAIGTLHLSVCSHIYNRRLILCVCVCVCVCVSQRGVSAVKASARFSSESPTRNSCWRTSVLSGFCLS